The Clostridium sporogenes region ATATTTACAGCAGTGCAAATATTGGATTTATATAAAAAAGATGGCAACTCCTATGATAAAAAGGAGCAATATATAAAAGTTATAAAACAAAACTGTTATAGACTTATGCGGTTAATTAATAATTTACTGGATACAACTAAATTAGATTCAGGATATTTAAAACTTAATTTAGTAAATTGTAATATAGTAAATTTAATAGAAGAGATTACTTTATCTGTTGTATATTATGCAGAAAGTAAAGATATAAATATTATATTTGATACAGATGTTGAAGAAAAGATTATGGCTGTAGATCCAGATAAGATAGAAAGAATAATATTAAATTTATTGTCTAATGCTATAAAATTTACAGGTAGTGGTGGAAATATATATGTAAATATAAAAGATTGTAAAGATAGCATTACCATATCCGTAAAAGATACAGGCATAGGTATACCGCAAGATAAAATAGAAAATATATTTGAAAGGTTTGTTCAAGTAGATAAAACTTTAAGAAGAAACAAGGAAGGCAGTGGTATAGGCCTATATTTAGTTAAGTCCTTTGTAAATATGCATGAAGGTACTATAGATATACAAAGTGTAATAGGTAAAGGTAGCGAATTTATAATAAACATACCAGTTAAATTGGTAAAAGAAGAATCAGAAAGTGAAAATAGTATATTATATACACCAAGTAAAGAATATGTAGATATGGAATTTGCAGATATTTATTCAGAGTTTTCATCTAAGTAGAATAGTTTTATATCTATAATTTTATTTGGCTGCATATAAATTTTTTTAAAATAATTAAACTTTTATTAAGATGAATTTTATGTACACCTTAGTGTTTTTAATATAAATAATCACCTTAAATAAGCTGTATTTATTAAAAAATATAATATAGCTTATTTTTGATTTATTAAAAATCTTTTAACACAAAATAATATAAAAGTGTTATAATATTTTGCATAAGTGAGGTGAAAATATGAGTGGTATAGCTGGTAAAGGTTGTGAGGTTTTAGTACCTTTTAATGAGAGAATACCTCTTAAAGATATAGAAAGAAGTATTATTAAAAAATATAGAAAACCTATATGGAATAAATTTATTAAAGCTATTAAAGAGTATAATCTTGTAGAAGACGGTGATAAAATAGCAGTGGCAGTTTCTGGAGGCAAAGATAGTATTTTAATGGCAAAATTATTTCAAGAGTTAAAAAAACATGGACAAATAAATTTCGAAATAGAGTTTATTTCAATGAATCCAGGTTATCATGAAGATATAAGGAAATTATTAATAGATAACTGTGATTATTTAAATATACCTATTCATTTGTTTGATTCTGATATTTTTAAAGTTATAGATGATATAGCTAAGGAGTACCCTTGTTATATGTGCGCTAGAATGAGAAGAGGAGCTCTTTATTCTAAAGCTCAAGAATTAGGATGCAACAAATTAGCTTTAGGTCATCATTTTAATGATGTTATAGAAACTATTTTATTAAATGTACTTTATGCGGGAAATTTTAAGACCATGTTACCTAAATTCAAATCTACAAATTTTGAAGCATTAGAATTAATAAGACCATTGTACTATGTAGAAGAAGAATATATACAAAAGTTCATACAAAATAGTGGAATTTGGCCTCTAAACTGTGCCTGTATGGTGGCAGCAGGTAAAATAGGTAATAAAAGGCATGAAATAAAAGATTTAATTAAAGAATTAAAGAAAAACTTTAAGGACGTAGATAAATCTATATTTATGTCATCTAAAAATGTTAATATGGAGGCTATATTAGGATGGCAAAAGAATAAAGAAAAATATTCTTACTTAGATTTTTATGATGAAGATTAATATTTATAAATAATAGATAAATAATTTAAAAAAGATTTCCAAATATATGTAAATATAAATTTACTTTAATATTTGGAAATCTTTTATCTATAAATAGCACATGAATATCAATTATGTAATTATTTTTAAAAAATTACAGGACATACTACTGTCAATATTTTAGAATCTGTTTTAAGAGGATTAGAAAGTATATGTGGTATAGTAGAAGGAAAATGAATGGAATCACCTTCGTTTACAAAATATTCTTCCCCATCTATATTAGCTATAATAGCTCCTTCTAATACATATATAAACTCTTCTCCTGGATGGCTAAACTTATGTCCATGCTGTTTTTCAGCAGGTATTACGACTAATATAGACTCCATATTTCTTTCAGAAAAATTACCACTTAATCTTATGAACTTAGAACTAGAGCCTTCAAGTTCAAAAACTTCTCTTTCTTGTTTTTTTACTAAATATTTATGAAGTTCTGGACTTTTGAAAAAATAGGTTATAGGTACATTTAATGCATCTGCAATTTTTTTTAAAGAAGTAATTGCAAGAGAAGAGGAATTATTTTCTACTTGTGATAAAAAACTTATAGACAAACCTGTCTTTTCACCAAGATCTTTTAAAGTTAAATTTTTTTCTTTTCTTAGATTTCTAATTTTTTCAGCAATTTCATTGATCATTTTGACCTCCAATATATATATTAGCAAAATCCAGAAAAATCTTACTTTTCTTTCAATAATAATAGCATAATAACCTTGGTAATTCAAGATTATTATCCTATTATTAGAAAAGAATATAATAAATATTAAAAAAATATATACAATAATATAGTGTTATATCAATAATCCAAAATTATTAATATAAACAAAAAAACAACAAATTTATTACAGTAAACAATAAAAAATTACTGTAATATCAAAAAAATATATATACATTAAGAAAAAATTATGGTATTATCAAAATATACTGAAAATATTTAAAAATTTTTAATTTGAATATTTAACGAAACTAAAGAATTGACGTATGGAGGGATAGACATGAAAAAGAAAATAGGTCTATGGGACTTAGTTTTCATGAATGTATCAGCGCTTTTTGGAATTAGATGGATAGCAAAATCTACAGCATCTAGTTTTGGGCTAGGTCTTGGTGCTATACCAGCCTGGGTATTATTTGCATTTATATTTTTCTTACCAAGTGCGCTTATTTGTGCAGAACTTGCAGCCACTTATCCAAGAGATGGAGGTCTTTATGAATGGGTAAAAGAAGCTTATGGAGAAAAATGGGGCTTTATGGTATCTTGGTTAAACTGGACAGCTAAATTATTTTGGTATTCATCATTTTTAACATTTTTAATAGTAAACGTTTCTTATGTATTAGGGAAACCAGAGCTTGCAGGAAATAAAATGTTTGTACTTATATGTTCATTAGTTATATTTTGGATACTTTCATTAATTAGTACCAAAGGTATGGCTTTCGCTAAAATATTTACTAATGTAGGAGCATTAGGTTCAACTGTGCCAGCAGTTCTTTTAATAGTAATGGCTCTTATATCTGTATTAATTTTTGGACATAAACCAGCATCAACTTATACTGTGGCTACATTAACACCAAAATTAAATATGGATTCTTTAGCAGCAATTTCATCAGTTATGTTCGGTCTTGCAGGGGCAGAAACAGCTGCAAATTTTGTTACAGAAATAGACAATCCTAAAAAAACTTTCCCAAAGGCAATTTTAATATCAGCAGCTATAGTTGGAGGACTTTATGTATTAGGTTCAATTGCTATAACTATGATACTTCCAACAGATAAGATAACTGCATCTGAGGGTATATTAGCAGCTTTAGCAACAGTTGCAGCTAATTTAGGAATAGGACCATGGTTTATAAGAATAGTAGCTTTAGGTATTTCTTTATCAGTGCTTGGAGCCATAATACTTTATATAGCATCACCAATAAAGATGTTATTTGGTAGTGTTAAAAAAGGGATATTTACAGAGAAATTTACAAAAGTTAATGAACACAATATACCTGTACAAGCAGTTATATTACAAGCGATTATAGTAAGTATAATATTATTAACTACTACATTATTACCATCTGTTGATGCAATATATAATGTACTTATTACAATGACAGCATTAACATCATTATTTCCATATGTTTTATTATTCCGTTCATATATAAAATTAAGAAAAGATAGACCAAATGAAGTAAGACCATACGAAATGTCTAAAAATAACGGAAAAGCTATAGCTATAGCTAATATGGTACTTATAATATCAATAATAGGAATAGTTTTATCAGCAGCGCCAGTTATGCCAACTCTAGGAAAAAATATAGTATATGAATTAGAAATGATAGGTGGAGCAGTTTTAGTTATAGGTATAGGATTATGGAAATGGAATAATTTTGTTAAAAAAACAGGATTTAGAGAATAGAAATATAGAAATATAGATATAAAGATTAAGAGGCTATCTAAAAGATAGTCTTTTTAATAAATAAATATTGATTTAACTTCTCTTTTATACATAGAGAATTAAAAAAATAAATATAATTATAGGAGTGGATTTTTATGAACCAAGAAAGACTTAATAAAGTTTTAGAGGGAATGAAAGAAAGAGAAATTCCTCAAATGTTGATTTCAGATGCACCAGCTATATTTTATTTAACAGGAAAATGGATCCATACAGGAGAAAGATTAATAGCTCTTTACCTTAATGAAAATGGAAACCATAAATTATTCATAAATGAATTATTCCCAGTAACTGAAGACTTAGGAGTAGAAAAAGTTTGGTTTAATGATAACCAAGATGGAGTAGAATTAATTTCTAAATATGTTGAAAAAGATAAAGTAATGGGTGTAGATAAGAATTGGCCAGCACGTTTTTTATTAAGACTTATGGAATTAGAAGGCGGAAGCAAATTTGTTAATGGTTCAATAATAATAGATAGAGCAAGAATGTTCAAAGATGAAAAAGAAAAAGAATTAATGAGGGCTTCATCAAAAGCAAATGATATTGCTATGGGAAAATTATATGATTTAATTAAAGAAAATCAAGATTTATCAGAAAAAGAAGTTGGCGAAAGACTTGCCAAAATTTATAGTGATTTAGGTGCAGAAGGATTCTCATTTGATCCAATAGTAGGGTATGGAGCAAATGCAGCAGATCCACATCATGAAAATGATGCCTCTAAACTTAAAGAAGGAGATTGCATAGTTTTAGATATAGGTTGTGTAAAAGATTCTTATTGTTCAGATATGACTAGAGCTTTCTTCTATAAAAGTGTTCCAGAACATTCAAAAGAAGTTTATGATACAGTAGTAGCTGCTAATATGGCAGGTATAGCTGCTGTTAAACCAGGAGTAAGATTCTGTGATATAGATAAAGCTGCTAGGGATGTTATAGAAAAAGCTGGATATGGAGAATACTTTACTCATAGAACAGGACACTCAATTGGTATAGAAGATCATGACTTAGGAGACGTTTCAGCAGTTAATACTGAAGAAATAAAACCAGGAATGATATTCTCAATAGAACCAGGTATATACTTACCAGGTGAAGTTGGTATTAGAATAGAAGACTTAGTTTTAGTAACAGAAGATGGTTGTGAAGTTTTAAATAAATATAGTAAAGAGTTAACTATAATAGAATAAATTTTTTATATAAGTATCCTATAAACATAATTCGTGGCTTCAGAGGGAGTTTTTACTCCTACTTTGAAGAAGATGAGAGTATTATATTGGGTAGTTATGGGATAAACAGCACCCTTTAGTAAAAAAAATAACTGTGTAAAAAGTATATTATAAAATATATTTTTTCATAGTTATTTTTTTTATTCATAAATATTATTTTAAATATAATAAATTTAATTTTAACATTAATATGAAAAGTTTTACCATCTTCTATAAGTGATAGTAATTTACAAGAAAATTATCTATATTAAATTAACAATTTTATAAATTTATTATAGGATAAAAATAAAATGAAAAAAAGAAAAGGTTAACATCAAAAACATGATAAATATTTAACAAATAGTATTGACTTAAGATTAATAAAGTATTATCATGTAATTGTTAAATAAATAACAAGTGAGGAATTCTAAGGTATTACTAATGTTAATACTTTTATATTTTAAATAAGTTTGTTAAAATATAAACTATTATTAAAAGAGGTGTTATTAATGAAAATTACAACTACTGAGGAACTAATAAGAAAAATTGAAAAAATTAAAGAGGCACAAAAGATTTATTCAACATACTCTCAAGAACAGGTAGATAAAATATTTAAAGCAGCAGCTATAGCAGCTAACAAAGAAAGAATAAAACTTGCAAAAATGGCAGTAGAAGAAACAGGAATGGGTATTGTAGAAGATAAAGTTATAAAAAATCATTTTGCATCTGAATACATCTATAACAAATACAAAGATGAAAAAACCTGTGGGGTAATAGAAAAAGATGAGGCTTTTGGTTTAACAAAAGTTGCAG contains the following coding sequences:
- a CDS encoding APC family permease, with amino-acid sequence MKKKIGLWDLVFMNVSALFGIRWIAKSTASSFGLGLGAIPAWVLFAFIFFLPSALICAELAATYPRDGGLYEWVKEAYGEKWGFMVSWLNWTAKLFWYSSFLTFLIVNVSYVLGKPELAGNKMFVLICSLVIFWILSLISTKGMAFAKIFTNVGALGSTVPAVLLIVMALISVLIFGHKPASTYTVATLTPKLNMDSLAAISSVMFGLAGAETAANFVTEIDNPKKTFPKAILISAAIVGGLYVLGSIAITMILPTDKITASEGILAALATVAANLGIGPWFIRIVALGISLSVLGAIILYIASPIKMLFGSVKKGIFTEKFTKVNEHNIPVQAVILQAIIVSIILLTTTLLPSVDAIYNVLITMTALTSLFPYVLLFRSYIKLRKDRPNEVRPYEMSKNNGKAIAIANMVLIISIIGIVLSAAPVMPTLGKNIVYELEMIGGAVLVIGIGLWKWNNFVKKTGFRE
- a CDS encoding tRNA 2-thiocytidine biosynthesis TtcA family protein, whose translation is MSGIAGKGCEVLVPFNERIPLKDIERSIIKKYRKPIWNKFIKAIKEYNLVEDGDKIAVAVSGGKDSILMAKLFQELKKHGQINFEIEFISMNPGYHEDIRKLLIDNCDYLNIPIHLFDSDIFKVIDDIAKEYPCYMCARMRRGALYSKAQELGCNKLALGHHFNDVIETILLNVLYAGNFKTMLPKFKSTNFEALELIRPLYYVEEEYIQKFIQNSGIWPLNCACMVAAGKIGNKRHEIKDLIKELKKNFKDVDKSIFMSSKNVNMEAILGWQKNKEKYSYLDFYDED
- a CDS encoding M24 family metallopeptidase, producing the protein MNQERLNKVLEGMKEREIPQMLISDAPAIFYLTGKWIHTGERLIALYLNENGNHKLFINELFPVTEDLGVEKVWFNDNQDGVELISKYVEKDKVMGVDKNWPARFLLRLMELEGGSKFVNGSIIIDRARMFKDEKEKELMRASSKANDIAMGKLYDLIKENQDLSEKEVGERLAKIYSDLGAEGFSFDPIVGYGANAADPHHENDASKLKEGDCIVLDIGCVKDSYCSDMTRAFFYKSVPEHSKEVYDTVVAANMAGIAAVKPGVRFCDIDKAARDVIEKAGYGEYFTHRTGHSIGIEDHDLGDVSAVNTEEIKPGMIFSIEPGIYLPGEVGIRIEDLVLVTEDGCEVLNKYSKELTIIE
- a CDS encoding helix-turn-helix domain-containing protein produces the protein MINEIAEKIRNLRKEKNLTLKDLGEKTGLSISFLSQVENNSSSLAITSLKKIADALNVPITYFFKSPELHKYLVKKQEREVFELEGSSSKFIRLSGNFSERNMESILVVIPAEKQHGHKFSHPGEEFIYVLEGAIIANIDGEEYFVNEGDSIHFPSTIPHILSNPLKTDSKILTVVCPVIF